The following is a genomic window from Plasmodium yoelii strain 17X genome assembly, chromosome: 12.
CATATTGCATTGTTTCTTCCATCAAGCAAAGGCATTTCAAAACAATATAATTGAATTTTTCATCAAAACGTGGAAATTATAGGATGACGAGACATAGCAAAAATAACACAGCAAATCCTATATTTACATATCATGAAAGGAAAAAGGTCAAAGGTATAAGCAAATTGAAAAGAAactgaatataaaaaaaacccTAAAAAATGTAGAGAAATgtatatagtaaaaaaagTATGGAGAGAAAAATAGTTcatatatgtttataatatCTACGATGGGAGtaatgcatacatatatatatatatatatcactaTGTACGTAGTGAGCCATAAAGTAGAAAAGATAATTAAACATggtgttttattttattgttacaatttctttttttttaagatgTTGGAACTCTCAAAGAGAGGCTAGGAAAAGACTCGATGCGAAAGTTCGAGCAATGTTGGATTTGTTTGAGAAATTCTGAAACGCCTGTTAGTACCCCTTATGGtcatatattttgtaaaatatgcataattaataattttttagcacaaaaaaaagaatattctaaaaaaaaaaaggaatatgaaaattatattaaagatatggaccgaaaaaaaaaagaagaagcACTTCATATAAgagaaaaggaaaaaattaaatttttggATGACCTTGAAAATGTTCATGAACATGTTAAGGTATAATtgaaaatatgataatacaCACATGGCTAGTTAAAATTATGGAAAACATagttaaagaaaaaaaaaaaaaaactctGCATGAAGTATTTAAATAAacttattgtttttattttaattttttatttatttgaagaAAACGGATGAGAAGAAAACAGGTGTAGATATATCTAATAACTTTTGGATAGCTGGAaatgcaaaaataaaaaaagatattgataaaaaattaaaaccaCCATCcaataaattaatatgtcCAATTAGTGGGAAACCAATAAAAATGAGTGAACTAATTACTATTAATCCTGAGGttattgataaaaatgacaCTATAAATGGAAAGtaagttttattattattttttttttttttctatatgataaaataagaTACTATTGAATAAATTTGAATAGCTCAAAATGTTGATGTCTcttaattatgtatatataaaaatgttatcataatttttttttattttgatagtTGGGTTTGTTCATTTTCGAAAAAGAATATAGACCATAATAAAGCAGTTctcataaaaaaaacagggcaaataattttaaaagtaaatattaaaataaatgcaCTAATTTACAAATTTCagatttttattaaatataataatattatttatatgcttggaaatttatttatttatctatttatctatttatttatctatttatctatttatttatctatttatttatttatttacttttttttttttttttttttttttctatagtctatttttgaaaaattcatttatggaaaaaaaaattcattagAAATACAAGTTGGTGATGgtgattttataaatttacaaCCAGGGGGGACCGGTAATATATCACGTTTCATTGCATCGTGTTTTACCaatgtgtatatttatatatgcctTTCCACAGTTGTAGTGTGCATTATTTTGTGTATGCTTTTGAAAATCAAAACGATAATGAATCCTAGAAATgacaaaatgaatataagCAAGAATGTGTACATACTATCTAcaacataatttatattctcAATTTTGTTatgttgttattatttattttattattattattattttttttttttttttttttttcagccTTTTGCGTGCACAATAATGTTCAAAATAGTGTGTACCGTGAAGTTCTTCTTTGATCAGAGGAAAtgcaaaaaagaaaaaagcaCAATTAAGacagttttatttattttttctccctttattttttctccctttattttttctccatttattttttctccatttattttacttttatttttttgtttgatTTTTGACAAAATTCCACTTTTGGAAATACTACAATTTAAATCTTTTTAATGAAATCTAAACATTTGttgtaaaaattatatattcttaAAAACAGtcgaaattattttttttagttaaaaatttttcataaaacaTGTAAATAGTAACAAGGAATATAATAAAGTGACAATATCACAACAAATtctcttttaaaaaaagaaaaaaaacgaaaaaaaacgaaaaaaaatgtttatatagggttacacattttattattagtttatttttttaacttttaaTGTAGTTGCGAggtgttcatatttttatagcaTAGGGCTCGGTGAATTTAGTATCCATGAATTTGTTtgattttctatttttataaaaaatgataaaataaatatataataagattggcaaaatttaattatatattcacaTAATGTATAGTTTAGTAAAttatcgttttttttttcatgacAAGCCATTGATATATGTTAAATTATTCCAAACATATTTTACAAATATGcaaaagatataaaattgtttattttttaagttaatTTTTTCTACAATTTTCAAaactttataattttttacattttgaAATGTAGTATTTATAgcgaaataaataaatatttattttattttatttttttttttttttttttttgttgtttttcCATTCCTCTGATTTcgtaaaaataacaaaatagtatataaaaatgaaattatgtaaaatataaaatatttccatgttgaaaaaaaagaaaaagaggATATGTTTCGGTTGGTAAAATTAAAAGGGGTatattggaaatatataatatttttgttgtTAAATTTAGTTATTTCAAAAGTAAagacatataaaaaaacaaaatggaGTGGATTGTGGgaacattattataatgaACCTTGTTTAGAAAccaaatcaaaaaaaagtaattatattattttaaacaaTAAAACACATTTGatatcatataataaatcTAATGAGAATAATAAAGTGAAAAGAAACAAATTTGTAAAAACAAGAGTGAGCAAAAATATGCTTTTTGTAGAAACCCCAATTTTAAcacatcattattataataataaaaaaagttggaaaaaattcgaaaaaaaaaataaatatcatgataatttttattcatcTCTTTTTGAATCACAACaaggtaataataatgaaaaagggGAAGAAAGCACATTAGCAGAGAATAACCAATTGGGTGAAACTGAAAACCCCGATTTGGGGCAaagtgaaaatgaaaattttggGCAAAGTGAAAGTGAAAATTTTGGGCAGAGTGGTGATAGTAAAATTCCAACTAATCCAATACAAATAAacaaaagtaataaaaaaaaaaattataaatttacatcatggaataataaaaatgaaataaataattttgatgtAGAAAAGTATgacataataaataatggaaatgatacacataaatatcattcctcattttttacatctattaaaaataaaaaagaaaaaaatgaaaatagatatcatttaaatttcaaaataaataaagaactAATAAATACATCATCTGTAGAAGAGTTATTAAATATTCTTGGAAAATATCTagacaataaaataaaaactaatATAATAGATGTAGATTCAAAAAACACAATCCTTAATGAAGTGAATATTGTAACGGCTTACCATCGAATTGCaaaacatattaaaaataaaaattacattCTCAAAGAAAACACaaaagataataatgaaatcGATCATTTTTTTGACCCAATAACATTCAGCCTATTTGAAAATTACTCGAACGTCCCGCCTGCAAAGGCTGAAAAGGccgaaaatgatgaaaaggctgaaaatgatgaaaatgatgaaaatgatgaaaatgttgaaaatgatgaaaattgTGATAAGGCTGCAACTGGTGATAAGGGTGAAAATTGTGATAAGGCTGATAAGGGTGCACATTTTACTGCCAGTTCATTTCCAAATATGAGTTATAATAATCACTCTTCCTTACACAATTTAGatgtatataaaaagttatattggttattaaaagataaaataattaataataaatctaTAGTACCTAAACATATAGCAAATATTGCATGGGCATCTAGTGTTATATTAAacaatgatatatatatatggaataacataaaaaaaaaattttatgaaaatattcaaaatttcAAAGCCCAAGAGATAT
Proteins encoded in this region:
- a CDS encoding NOSIP domain-containing protein, putative, with translation MTRHSKNNTANPIFTYHERKKVKDVGTLKERLGKDSMRKFEQCWICLRNSETPVSTPYGHIFCKICIINNFLAQKKEYSKKKKEYENYIKDMDRKKKEEALHIREKEKIKFLDDLENVHEHVKKTDEKKTGVDISNNFWIAGNAKIKKDIDKKLKPPSNKLICPISGKPIKMSELITINPEVIDKNDTINGNWVCSFSKKNIDHNKAVLIKKTGQIILKSIFEKFIYGKKNSLEIQVGDGDFINLQPGGTAFCVHNNVQNSVYREVLL